A genomic region of Azospirillum sp. TSH58 contains the following coding sequences:
- a CDS encoding phosphoribosyltransferase has protein sequence MYIGDRPRVPVAGRTAILVDDGIATGATMLAALRSVRRANPKRLVLAVPVAPIDILSELRNEADEVVCLQVPHPFGAIGAFYEDFHQLDDAEVVRLLGEASHPHPTPASTSDHAL, from the coding sequence GTGTACATCGGCGACCGTCCGCGCGTGCCGGTCGCCGGGCGCACCGCCATTCTCGTGGATGATGGCATCGCGACCGGGGCGACGATGCTCGCCGCCCTGCGGTCGGTGCGCCGCGCGAACCCGAAGCGGCTGGTGCTGGCGGTGCCGGTGGCGCCGATTGACATCCTGTCGGAACTGCGGAACGAAGCTGATGAGGTCGTCTGTCTCCAGGTCCCGCATCCGTTCGGCGCCATCGGCGCCTTCTACGAGGACTTTCACCAGCTCGATGATGCCGAGGTCGTTCGCCTGCTGGGTGAGGCGTCACATCCACACCCTACGCCCGCCTCGACATCGGATCATGCGCTGTGA
- a CDS encoding Hsp20/alpha crystallin family protein → MADTNVTENPKQDETSRRDITSTGAAAQQIAARNRHPILALRDEFDRLFDEASSMFRFPWSRRSPFDLEPLLRAELEGAAFAPPAEVEERADEYRVTMEMPGMDEQSVDLSVQDDVLSIKAEKSEEKEETGASRYVSERRYGLCARSFRLPANVDRDRIAASMKNGVLTIALPKTEPGQPSKRKIDIAKA, encoded by the coding sequence ATGGCCGACACGAACGTGACGGAAAATCCCAAACAGGACGAGACCTCCCGGCGGGACATCACCTCCACCGGCGCGGCGGCTCAGCAGATCGCCGCCCGCAACCGGCACCCGATCCTGGCATTGCGCGACGAATTCGACCGGTTGTTCGACGAGGCGTCGTCAATGTTCCGCTTCCCGTGGAGCCGGCGTTCGCCGTTCGATCTGGAACCGTTGCTGCGCGCGGAGTTGGAGGGCGCCGCGTTTGCGCCGCCGGCCGAGGTCGAGGAGCGGGCGGATGAGTATCGGGTGACCATGGAAATGCCCGGCATGGACGAGCAATCCGTGGACCTCAGCGTCCAGGACGACGTCCTGTCCATCAAGGCCGAGAAGAGCGAGGAAAAGGAGGAGACGGGCGCCAGCCGTTACGTCTCGGAGCGCCGCTACGGCCTGTGCGCGCGGTCGTTCCGCCTTCCCGCCAATGTGGACCGGGACCGCATCGCGGCCAGCATGAAGAACGGGGTCCTTACCATCGCCCTTCCCAAGACCGAACCGGGTCAACCGTCCAAGCGGAAGATCGACATCGCGAAGGCCTGA
- a CDS encoding NAD(P)H-dependent oxidoreductase: MRHVVVFAHPRSGSFIRQAAGAYVDELEQCGHTVEVRDLYTMGFNPVLSEEELAGKGPVPEDVRREQAIIAGSQAVTFLFPIWWAGMPAMLKGYVDRVFTHGFAWDMRGEAIEGRLHGRKGLIVTSSGAPLDYLEAVGEMQAFKVTQDAAIMGLCGIKVVEHVHFDDLGPHTTPERIDDNIRRIRAAVRVHF, translated from the coding sequence ATGAGGCACGTCGTCGTTTTCGCGCATCCGCGCTCCGGCAGCTTCATCCGGCAGGCCGCGGGGGCCTATGTGGACGAGCTGGAGCAATGCGGGCACACGGTCGAGGTGCGCGACCTCTACACCATGGGCTTCAACCCGGTCCTCTCGGAGGAGGAACTGGCCGGCAAGGGGCCGGTGCCCGAGGACGTCCGGCGGGAGCAGGCCATCATCGCCGGGTCGCAGGCGGTCACCTTCCTGTTTCCGATCTGGTGGGCTGGAATGCCCGCCATGCTCAAGGGCTATGTGGACCGGGTCTTCACCCACGGCTTCGCCTGGGACATGCGCGGCGAGGCGATCGAGGGCAGGCTGCACGGGCGCAAGGGGCTGATCGTCACCAGCTCCGGCGCCCCGCTGGACTATCTGGAAGCGGTCGGGGAAATGCAGGCCTTCAAGGTCACGCAGGATGCCGCGATCATGGGGCTGTGCGGCATCAAGGTGGTCGAGCATGTTCATTTCGACGATCTGGGGCCGCACACCACGCCCGAGCGGATCGACGACAACATCCGCCGCATCCGCGCCGCGGTGCGCGTCCATTTCTGA